The Bombus fervidus isolate BK054 chromosome 1, iyBomFerv1, whole genome shotgun sequence genome includes a window with the following:
- the LOC139991400 gene encoding uncharacterized protein, protein MLPARRLIVAVFGVCMLTVLLEVSEARPHIRHQKGGSHCSRCGPGWGAVNHCVRGRDTECGKCAPGTYSPHHSTQPCWICSRCGPGLYEAHPCTSKTDTVCDSCHRPAPDNLDYRTKCKGRTNLFLAPEDAFGTAEQSILVNEPDGQDRLADGDKVLEKDAEAAIIDGEFNSLERF, encoded by the exons ATGCTTCCTGCTAGAAGATTAATCGTTGCCGTGTTTGGTGTTTGCATGTTGACCGTTCTTCTTGAG GTGAGCGAAGCCAGGCCGCACATCAGGCATCAGAAAGGCGGGAGCCATTGTAGCAGATGCGGTCCAGGCTGGGGCGCCGTGAACCATTGCGTCCGTGGCCGTGACACCGAATGCGGCAAATGTGCACCAGGCACCTACAGCCCCCACCACAGCACCCAGCCCTGCTGGATCTGTTCTAGGTGCGGTCCAGGCCTCTACGAGGCGCATCCTTGCACTTCCAAAACGGATACCGTCTGCGATTCCTGTCACAGGCCTGCTCCGGATAATCTCGACTATCGAACCAAGTGCAAAGGTCGAACGAATTTGTTTCTCGCACCGGAGGACGCATTCGGCACTGCGGAGCAGAGTATCTTGGTGAACGAACCCGATGGACAGGATCGGTTGGCAGACGGAGACAAAGTACTGGAGAAAGACGCCGAGGCGGCCATTATCGATGGAGAATTTAATTCTTTGGAAAGGTTCTAG
- the Ap-2alpha gene encoding adaptor protein complex 2, subunit alpha: MPAVRGDGMRGLAVFISDIRNCKSKEAEIKRINKELANIRSKFKGDKTLDGYQKKKYVCKLLFIFLLGHDIDFGHMEAVNLLSSNKYSEKQIGYLFISVLVNTNSDLIKLIIQSIKNDLASRNPIHVNLALQCIANIGSKEMAEAFGNEIPKLLVSGDTMDVVKQSAALCLLRLLRTAPDVVPGGEWTSRIVHLLNDQHLGVVTAAASLIDALVKRNPDEYKGCVSLAVSRLSRIVTSSYTDLQDYTYYFVPAPWLSVKLLRLLQNYTPPAEDPGVRGRLNECLETILNKAQEPPKSKKVQHSNAKNAVLFEAISLIIHNDSELPLSVRACNQLGQFLSNRETNLRYLALESMCHLATSELSHEAVKKHQEVVILSMKMEKDVSVRQQAVDLLYAMCDKSNAEEIVQEMLNYLETADYSIREEMVLKVAILAEKYATDYTWYVDVILNLIRIAGDYVSEEVWYRVIQIVINRDDVQGYAAKTVFEALQAPACHENMVKVGGYILGEFGNLIAGDQRSSPAVQFQLLHSKYHLCSPMTRALLLSTYIKFVNLFPEMRSQIQDVFRQHSNLRSADAELQQRASEYLQLSIIASSDVLATVLEEMPAFPERESSILAVLKRKKPGRVPENEIRESKSPAPNANHHAEAPASATGTVNNTSADLLSLSTPPSSQPTSNTGVLLDVLGDIYNMPNKVATNGAQNTYNPKKFVCKNNGVLFENDLIQIGVKSEFRQNLGRVGLFYGNKTQYALHSFQPQLSWPEENQQKLAVQVKPVDPVLEAGAQIQQMINAECIDDYSDAPSMIISFIYNNVPQKITMKLPLTINKFFEPTEMNGESFFARWKNLGGANQQRSQKIFKAQQPMDLAQVRTKLQGFGMQLLDGIDPNPDNFVCAGIVHMRAQQVGCLLRLEPNKQAQMFRLTVRSSKESMSVEICDLLVDQF, translated from the exons ATGCCGGCTGTGAGAGGAGATGGCATGCGTGGGCTGGCTGTATTCATTTCTGATATTAGAAATT GTAAAAGCAAAGAggcagaaataaaaagaataaacaaAGAGTTGGCAAATATTCGTAGTAAATTTAAAGGAGATAAGACACTTGACGGTtatcaaaaaaagaaatatgtttgcaagctcctttttattttcctgcTTGGTCATGACATTGACTTTGGACATATGGAGGCTGTTAATCTACTTTCATCTAACAAATATTCAGAGAAACAAATT GGCTATCTTTTCATATCAGTTTTAGTAAATACAAACAGCGATctcattaaattaataattcaaagtataaagaaTGATCTTGCATCACGAAATCCCATTCATGTAAATCTTGCATTGCAATGTATTGCTAATATTGGTAGTAAAGAAATGGCAGAGGCATTTGGCAATGAAATACCAAAACTACTCGTTTCCGG agatACCATGGATGTTGTGAAACAAAGTGCAGCACTGTGTTTATTACGGTTATTGCGTACTGCACCGGATGTTGTTCCTGGTGGAGAATGGACCTCGCGCATAGTTCACCTTTTAAATGACCAACATCTCGGTGTTGTTACCGCAGCTGCATCTCTAATAGATGCTCTTGTAAAAAGAAACCCAGACGAATACAAAGGATGCGTTAGTTTAGCAGTTTCAAGATTGAGCAGG ATCGTGACATCGAGCTACACAGACCTACAGGATTatacgtattactttgtgccAGCGCCATGGCTCTCTGTTAAACTTTTACGATTACTACAGAATTACACCCCACCTG CTGAAGATCCAGGTGTAAGGGGTAGATTAAATGAATGTTTAGAAACTATATTAAACAAAGCTCAAGAACCGCCAAAATCAAAGAAGGTGCAGCACTCGAATGCTAAGAACGCTGTGTTATTCGAGGCCATtagtttaattattcataacgACAGTGAACTGCCTTTATCGGTTCGAGCGTGCAATCAACTCGGTCAGTTTCTATCCAATCGTGAAACTAATCTTCGTTACTTAGCACTCGAATCCATGTGCCATTTGGCTACATCAGAGCTTTCACACGAAGCCGTGAAGAAACATCAAGAAGTTGTTATTCTTTCtatgaaaatggaaaaggACGTATCTGTTAGACAACAGGCTGTTGATCTTTTGTATGCTATGTGTGATAAAAGCAATGCGGAAGAAATAGTACAAGAAATGTTAAACTACCTCGAAACTGCTGACTATTCTATTAGAGAAGAAATGGTTCTTAAAGTCGCGATTCTAGCCGAAAAATATGCTACCGATTATACTTGGTACGTTGACGTTATTCTAAATCTCATTAGGATAGCTGGTGATTATGTTTCGGAAGAAGTATGGTACAGAGTTATTCAGATTGTTATCAATAGAGATGACGTGCAAGGATATGCAGCAAAGACTGTTTTCGAG GCCTTACAAGCACCAGCTTGCCACGAAAATATGGTTAAAGTTGGTGGTTACATACTTGGGGAGTTTGGAAATCTCATTGCTGGTGATCAGCGCTCTTCTCCAGCTgttcaatttcaattattacatTCCAAA TATCACTTATGTTCTCCAATGACCCGAGCGTTGCTACTTTCAACCTATATCAAATTTGTTAATCTGTTTCCTGAAATGAGAAGTCAAATTCAAGATGTTTTTAGACAACACAGTAACTTACGTAGCGCCGACGCAGAATTACAACAAAGAGCTTCGGAGTATCTTCAGCTAAGCATTATCGCCTCTAGCGATGTTTTG GCTACAGTATTAGAAGAAATGCCAGCATTCCCAGAAAGAGAATCTTCTATTCTCGCCGttttgaaaaggaaaaagccAGGACGAGTTCCCGAGAATGAGATTAGAGAAAGTAAAAGTCCTGCACCAAATGCTAATCATCACGCGGAAGCGCCCGCTAGTGCCACAGGAACTGTTAATAATACCTCGGCAGATTTATTAAGTCTTTCTACACCGCCGTCTTCTCAACCAACTAGCAATACAGGAGTTTTACTTGATGTACTAGGTGATATTTATAACATGCCAAACAAAGTTGCTACTAATGGTGCCCAAAACACGTATAATCCCAAAAA ATTCGTGTGCAAGAATAACGGCGTATTGTTTGAAAATGACTTAATTCAAATCGGAGTAAAGTCAGAATTCAGACAAAACTTGGGACGCGTCGGTCTTTTTTACGGAAACAAAACTCAGTACGCTCTTCACAGCTTCCAACCTCAACTATCTTGGCCCGaggaaaatcaacaaaaattaGCTGTACAAGTAAAGCCAGTCGATCCCGTGCTAGAAGCTGGTGCTCAAATACAACAAATGATTAATGCAGAGTGTATCGACGACTACAGTG ATGCACCAAGCATGAtcatttcctttatttataataatgtgCCACAAAAGATAACAATGAAGTTACCATTAACGATCAACAAATTCTTCGAGCCTACAGAAATGAACGGAGAATCGTTCTTTGCACGGTGGAAAAATCTTGGAGG AGCCAATCAACAACGTTcacagaaaatttttaaagcaCAACAGCCGATGGATCTTGCGCAAGTTCGCACGAAACTTCAAGGATTTGGAATGCAATTACTCGATGGTATCGATCCGAATCCTGATAATTTTGTCTGTGCAGGAATAGTACATATGAGGGCACAACAAGTAGGATGTCTCTTACGTTTAGAACCTAACAAACAAGCGCAG ATGTTCCGTTTGACAGTACGTTCGAGTAAGGAATCGATGTCAGTAGAGATCTGTGACCTGCTGGTGGACCAATTTTAA
- the LOC139991381 gene encoding uncharacterized protein, whose translation MKSHVKDVSNKKQSNYVSNGKKPFNKKQYRLQKYSNKYKVDQWEQRRKKAVLRGFYKQIDKDQLQNLKKFASEANDQNGHEKQYRRISAFHRAKQEFLDKKNEKRKRVEEASRVKAEREEALKKYKEKRMQTYKQLSRKTRKGQPVMKARLEMLLEKIQQQMAQ comes from the exons ATGAAGAGCCATGTAAAAgatgtttctaataaaaaacaatcaAACTATGTAAGCAACGGAAAAAAGCCATTTAACAAAAAGCAATATAGGCTGCAGAAGTACAGTAATAAATACAAAG TTGATCAATGGGAGCAACGCAGGAAGAAAGCTGTTTTACGAGGATTTTACAAGCAGATCGACAAGGATCAGCTACAAAATCTAAAGAAATTCGCTTCCGAAGCTAATGATCAAAATGGACACGA GAAACAATATAGAAGGATAAGTGCGTTTCATAGAGCAAAACAGGAATTTCTcgataaaaagaatgaaaagagGAAGCGAGTGGAAGAAGCCTCCCGAGTGAAagcagaaagagaagaagcgctgaaaaagtataaagagaaaagaatgCAAACGTACAAACAACTTTCGAGGAAAACAAGAAAAGGACAACCTGTTATGAAAGCTAGGTTAGAAATGTTACTTGAGAAGATACAGCAACAGATGGCGCAAtga